Proteins encoded in a region of the Micropterus dolomieu isolate WLL.071019.BEF.003 ecotype Adirondacks unplaced genomic scaffold, ASM2129224v1 contig_10522, whole genome shotgun sequence genome:
- the LOC123965633 gene encoding complement C3-like (The sequence of the model RefSeq protein was modified relative to this genomic sequence to represent the inferred CDS: added 40 bases not found in genome assembly), producing MRDTPVSYTCERRSEYITDSAACVEAFLHCCKEMESQRAERKEENLQLARSHEDDNYMESNEIVSRTKFPESWLWTDIILPRCPGGRLNCDTTSAEKEFPLQDSITTWQFIGISLSRTHGICVAEPLEVIVR from the exons ATGAGGGACACCCCAGTTTCATACACCTGTGAGAGGCGCAGTGAGTACATCACGGACAGTGCAGCCTGTGTGGAGGCCTTCCTGCACTGCTGCAAGGAGATGGAAAGCCAGCGAGctgagaggaaagaggaaaacCTCCAACTGGCTCGCA GTCATGAGGATGACAATTATATGGAGAGCAATGAAATTGTGTCTCGCACCAAGTTCCCTGAAAGTTGGCTATGGACAGATATCATACTGCCTCGTTGTCCTGGTGGAAGACTGAACTG tgACACCACATCAGCTGAGAAAGAATTTCCCTTGCAAGACTCAATCACAACCTGGCAGTTCATTGGCATTAGTCTGTCAAGAACTCACG